Part of the Prevotella communis genome is shown below.
TATCGTGCCAGAGTTGCGCTTCTTCATCGATGACTCGCTGGACTATATCGAACGTATTGACGAACTGCTCAAAAAGTAAAAGTGAAGAGTGAAGAGTGAAAAATTTGCTACCGCCACATGAATTTTCCCTTCTATATAGCTCGTCGTTACATATTCTCTAAGAAATCTACGAATGCCATTAATATCATTAGTGGCATCTCGGTGCTTGGTGTTGCCGTGGCCACAATGGCGATGGTGGTGACGCTGAGCGTGTTTAATGGCTTCAGCGACCTGGTGGCTTCATTCTTCACGGCCTTCGACCCACAACTCAAGATTGTGCCCGTAGAGGGAAAGACGGTTGCTGCCGACGACCCCAAGCTGATAAAGATAAAGACACTTGACGAGGTGGCTGTGGCCACGGAGTGCGTGGAGGATCAGGCTATGGCGGTCTATCACGGCAGGCAGGCGATGATTCACGTGAAAGGTGTGGAGGATAACTTCGACCAACTGACGCATATCAACAGCATTCTCTATGGCGACGGCACCTTTGAACTGCATGCTGCCGACTTGCATTATGGTGTGCCTGGCATCCAACTGGCCGACCAGCTGGGCATGGGTATCAGCTACAGCGAACCCCTGCAGATCTATGCGCCACGACGCGAGGGGCAGCTGGACATGAGTGATCCTACCGACGGTTTTGTTCAAGATGAACTCTATTCGCCAGGTGTTGTATTTGAGGTGATGCAGGCTAAATATGACCGCAACTACATCTTGACGAGCATAGGCTTCGCCCGTCGCATCTTCGACCAGCAGGGCATGATATCCTCATTAGAACTGCGTCTGAAACAAGGTTGTGATTTCGAGGCGGTAAAAGAGAATATCAAGGAGATAGCAGGCGAGAAGTATCAGGTGATGGATCGCTACGAACAGCAGGATGACACCTTTCGCATCATGAAGATAGAAAAGCTCATTGCCTATATCTTCCTGACCTTTATCCTGATGGTGGCATGCTTTAATATCATCGGTTCGCTGTCCATGCTGATTATCGACAAGAAGGATGACGTGGTGACGCTGCGCAACCTGGGTGCTACAGACCGACAGATTACACAGGTATTCCTGTTTGAGGGACGTATCATCTCGGCCATCGGTGCCATCATCGGTATTCTGATAGGTCTGCTGCTCTGCTGGATTCAGCAGACATTCGGCATCATCTCACTGGGCAGCAGTGAGGGTGCATTTGTCATCAATGCCTATCCAGTGAGCGTACACCCGCTGGATATCATCATCATCTTTATCACAGTATTGGCTGTAGGATTCCTCAGCGTTTGGTATCCCGTACATTATTTCTCCAAACGTCTGTTATCCTAAGGTGATATTCTCCACCTCAACGGGTTCGTGGAGGAATATCTGAGCCTGTTCCTTGAATTTATCAGGATTCTCGGTGGTGAGGTAATGGGCAGTGCCCCCCTTAGAGCACTGCCTTTCCATCTCAGGATGGCGCTCAAGGTATGACTTCAGACTCTCGGCCACATACTCACCCTGAGGCACAACCATCACACCTGCTGGCAGATACTTCAAAATCTTTGGCATCAGCAGGGGATAATGCGTGCAACCAAGGATGATGGCATCTATCTGCGGATCTAGAGCCATAATCTGGTCAATACGCTTCTTCACAAAATAATCGGCTCCTGGGGAATCGGCCTCATTGTATTCCACCAATGGCACCCAGAAAGGACAAGCAACGCCCGACACCTGGACATCAGGATAGAGCTTCTTGATTTCTAGGTTATAGCTCTCGCTCTTGATGGTACCCTCGGTGGCCAGCACTCCAACATGACGGCTCTCTGTGAGCGAGCCAATAACCTCAGCCGTAGGACGAATCACGCCCAATACGCGGCGGTCCTTGTCCCATTTGGGAAGGTCAACCTGTTGGATGGTGCGCAGGGCTTTTGCAGAAGCAGTATTACAGCCTAAGATAACCAGATGGCATCCCATCTCAAACAGGCGCTGCACAGCCTGGCGGGTAAACTCATAAACCACATCGAAGGAACGCGGTCCGTAAGGGGCACGGGCATTATCACCCAGATACAGATAATCGTATTCGGGCAACAACTGACGGATGCCATCCAGGATGGTCAGTCCGCCATATCCGCTGTCAAAGACACCTATAGGACCTGGAGCCTGCGAGAGTTTCATCGATTCAGTTTCTTAACAACAAGTTCATTGACATCGACACCCATTGCCGGCTCGATAAACGGACAGGCATTGGCATCGGTATTGATGACAAGGGCCAGTCCCTGCTCACGGGCAATCGTAGCAATGGCTTCATTCAGATGAATACGAAGAGGTGCCATCAGCTGGGCCTCTGTATCCTTCATCTCCTGAACAGACTGCTGTTTAAAGGCAACATTCTTCTGGAGCATCTCCTGCAGCTCCGTCTGGCGCTTCAAGAGGATGGTACGTGGAAAATCCTTCTGTCCGTCGAGGAAGTCCTCATACTTACGGTTGAACTCGTCCTCCACACGCTGCATCTCAGCATTAAAGGCACTGCGCAGGGAGTCCATACGCATCTGTACGGTGGCATATTCCTTCATTGACTTCAACGCCAGGTCATAACTCAGATAACCAAACTTCAACGCTGGCGCATTGTCCTGTGCCTGTGCTGCCATGGCGATACAGGCAAATATCACTAAGAGAATTTTTTTCATACCTTATTATAAACAGTCTAATGATTCAGCCGCAAAATTAGGCATATTTTCCCAAATAACGAAATGATTTAGCGTTTTTATCAATTATTAATCGTATCTTTGCACAGGAAATAAAACTAAGCAGATGAAAGCATTAAGTCCATTAATCGTATTCCTGGTGCTCTATCTGGTCACAAGTATCGTTGCTCAGGATTTTTATAAAGTACCTATCGCCGTAGCCTTCCTCGTCAGTTCCGTCTATTCCCTGCTCACGGTGAAAGGGACGATGAATGAGCGTATCAATATCTTTGCGAAGGGAGCAGGCAATCCTACGATGGTGCTGATGCTGGCTATCTTCATCCTGGCAGGTGCCTTCGCTGCAGCGGCAAAGACAATGGGGGCTGTGGATGCCACCGTGAACCTGGCCCTGAACTATCTGCCAGAGCAGGCTATCCTCCCAGGCATCTTCCTGGCTTCATGCTTTATCTCCCTGAGTATCGGCACCAGCTGTGGTACCATTGCTGCCCTTACGCCTCTGGCTGTGGGCATCGCCCAACAATCAGGCATCAGCGTTCCTTTGATGGTAGGACTGGTGGTTGGCGGCACATATTTCGGCGACAACCTCTCGTTTATCAGCGACACCACCATTGTGGCCACACAGACGCAAGGGTGCAACATGAAGGATAAGTTCCACGTCAACATCCGCATCGTAGCACCCGTAGCCCTGCTGATGCTTGTTGTCTATTTCTTCCTGGGAACCAGCCTCAACACAAGTGCAGAGGTGGGCGAGGTGAACTTCTGGCTCGTACTGCCCTATCTCGCTGTTGTCATCTTAGCCGTATGTGGTATCAACGTCCTGCTGACATTGACTATCGGCATTATCCTCACTGGTATCATCGGCATCAGTCATGGAACCTACGACCTTTTTGGCTGGTTCAGCGCCATGAACGAAGGTATGATGGGCATGTCGGAACTGATTATCGTCACCATCCTGGCAGGCGGAATGCTGGAGATTATCCGTCACAACGGTGGCATCAACCTCATCATCAAAGCCCTGACAAGGAATATCAATGGAACACGTGGCGGCGAGATGAGCATCGCAGTCCTGACCTGTCTGGTGAATATCTGTACAGCCAACAACACCGTGGCTATCATCACCACCGGCCCGATAGCCAAGGATGTGGCCAAGCGTTTTGGTATCGACCCACGCAAATCGGCCTCTATCCTTGATACAGCTTCCTGTTTCACCCAGGGAATGCTGCCCTATGGCGCACAAGTGCTGATTGCAGCTGGGCTATCAGGTCTGAATCCCATCATTATCATCCCTCACCTGTTCTACCCCATGCTCATCGGCATAGCCCTTGTATTGGCTATTTTGTTCCGTTATCCAAGGAAATATTCATAAGAACCAGACTATTCAACACAATATGAAAAAAGGACTTGTTTTAGAAGGAGGCGCCATGCGCGGACTATGGACGACAGGCATCATCGATGTGATGATGGAACACGACATATGGCCCGACGGGCTCATTGGTGTATCAGCTGGTGCTGCCTTCGGCTGTAACTATAAATCCAGGCAGATAGGACGTGCCATCCGTTACAACATGCGCTTTGCCAAGGATAGTCGCTACAGTGGCATCCGCTCACTACTCACCACAGGCGACTATTTCAACGCAGAGTTTGATTATCATATTGTACCTAAGCAGTATGAGATCTATGACGACGATGCTTTCAACCATAACCCCATGGAGTTTATCGTGGTGTGTACGGATGTGGAAACAGGAGAAGCTGTCTATCAACCACTGACGGAAGCCAACTATGACACCTATGAATGGATACGTGCATCGGCATCGATGCCCCTGGTTTCTAAAGTGGTCAGCATACAGGGACGCAAACTGCTTGACGGAGGCGTGGCTGACTCTATTCCCCTGGCCTACACAGAATCGATTGGTTACGACCGCAATGTGGTGGTTCTCACCCAACCGTTGGGGTATCAGAAAGAGCACAACCGCCTGATGCCCTTGATGCGCCTTGCCCTAAGACGCTATCCAGAGATGATCAAAGCCTTGGACTATCGTCACATCATGTATAACAAACAGCTGGAATATGTGGCTCAGGCCGAGCGTGAGGGTCGCTGTCTGGTGATTCGTCCTGACGCGAAAATTCCCATTGGTCATATCTCGCATAATCCCCAACAGATGCAGCACGTCTACCAGATAGGTCGTGCCATTGGTGAACGCTATATTGAGCGCATCAAGGACTTCTGGGGATAATCTGCAGGGAGAGTTCAAATTATTTCATCATTTATTTGCTGATACTATATATATATGTGGACACTAGTGAACACCAATAATAAAACAGGAAAAACTACGAGAAAGCTTTATATTTTTCTTCAATTTCTTGTTTTATACTATAAAAATATGTAATTTTGTAAACTCAAAAGGCAATGGTGATTATATTGAATTCCAAAATATTACTGTGCCAGCAGGAAATAGTTCTTACTATATATTGGACGTGTTTACAACAAAGATCATTATTATAATAACAATCCTATAGAAGATGAATACACAGAAATTGAAGTGGAGTAAAGGGATATGGATTATCCCAATGCTCATGGTATTAGTACTAGCCTTTGCAGGATGCACAGACGATGAGAGCACCGAAAACGAGCAGTACACAGTTGGAACTATTGAAGTGGCTGCCAACAGCCGCTCAGAGGGCTATAGTCTTGACGGGCTGCCTGTGTCCTATTACCAGGTCAGGGAGAATAAATCCGGGGAATGGACATTGTCGCAGATTGACGGCTTTGACTCTCTCTACGCAGAGAATACTGCCTATGAGTTAAAGGTCAAGATTCTCAAAAACAGCAACCAAACAGACATTCCCAGTCGAATTTATGTATTTCTCAACATTGTAGGCATCACGTCTGAACAGAAATAACCAATGATATCTGTGAGCAAAATGCTCCAACATAAAAGGCCGACATTCGTGATGTCGGCCTTTTATATAATCTCGTCTTATAGATTTTACTTCAATCCCAGCTTAGCCTTAACCTGAGCGGTAACGTCGCTTGAGAGTGTAGTGCTGATATAAGGAATGCCAGCGCTCATATCCATCACGTATACATAGCCACCCTCCTGACCAACAGCCTTGATAGCATCAAGGACCTTGGCGGTGATAGCCTGCATCTTCTCCTGCTGAGCCTTAGCAAGAGCCTGCTGGTTGTCCTGATAGGTCTGCTGGATACGCTGATAGAGATCCTGCAGCTCCTGATTACGACGAGTCTTGATATTCTCGGGCAGGGTAGCCTCCTCCTTCTCGAAAGCCTCAGCCTTCTTCTGGAGTTCGTCCTGCATAGACTTCAAATCAGCCTCATACTGCTGAGTAAGCTTCTCGATGTCTGTACGTGCAGTAGTAAACTCAGGCATAGCCTGGACAATCTCCTGTGTGTTCACGTGACCAAACTTAGCCTGTGCGTTGGCGGTAGTGAAACCGCAGATTGCGCAAAGAGCGCAGATAATAAACTTTTTCATTGTTGTTGTTTTATTTTTATTAAGTTATTTTCGTTAGAACATTATATCGTTATGACGTTATCATGTCGTATGAGTTTAATTGGCGTAGCCCAGTTTGCGCAGCACCTCATCAGAGATATCAATCTTAGGCGAGCCAAAGATGATGCCTGTATCGCTGGCACGATCGAGTACCAGCTGATAGCCACGCAGGTCGGCAACATCCTTAATAGCATTATAGACCTCCTCCTGGATAGGATTCATTAGGGCTGTGCGCTTCTTGAAGAGCTCTCCCTCAGGACCAAAATATTTTTTCTTCAGGTCGGCAGCAGATTTCTCCTTCTCCATAATAGCATCTTGCTTAGCCTGTTTCTGCTCCTTAGAGAGGAAAACCACCTCGTTCTGGTAGTTCTTATACATAGTCTGAGCTTCAGTCATTATGGCATCCACCTCTGCCTGCCATTTCTTCGACACCTGCGACAGTTGTTCGTTAGCACGCTCGTAGGCAGGGATATTCTTGAAGATATAGTCCATATCAACCAAAGCAAATTTCTGTGCAGAGGCCGTTGAGAGACCACAGACAGCACAGATAAAAAGGATTATCAGTTTCTTCATTATCATTAATTTTATAGGTTAGAATTCCTGTCCAAGTATGAAGTGGAACTGACCGCCACCACGCTGCCAGCCTCCATTGTATACCTTGTCGAAACCATAGGCCCAGTCGATACCCATCAGACCCACCATAGGCAGGAAGATACGTACACCGACACCAGCCGAACGTTTCATATCAAAGGGGTTGAAATCACGAGTCTTTGCCCATGCGTTACCACCCTCAAGGAAGCCAAGTCCGTAGATAGTAGTGTTGCCCAACATAAAGGGATAGCGCAACTCCAGCGTGAAGCGGTCGTAGGCATAGGCATCATAGGCACTATAGCGACTGCCACTCCACTCACCACCCTTTACATAGGCAGAAGAAGAGATAGAACCATTATCATAACCACGCAGACCGATGGTCTCCTCAGCATAACTGGTGCTATAGCCACTCATACCGTCACCACCCACATAGAAGGTTTCGAATGGTGACTTCTTGTATTTATTGTAAGAGCCCAGCAAACCAAACTCTACACGAGTCATCAGCACGAAGCATTTCTGACCATCTGAGAGGGCTGTATAGGTACGGCTCTTGAACTTCCACTTGTGATACTCCACCCACTTATACTTTGACGACTGCTCGCTCTGGTAGCGCTCATAATCGTTGGTATAAGTATCCTGGGTAGCCAGATTCTTATAATCCTTGCCATCAAACAAAGACCAAGGT
Proteins encoded:
- a CDS encoding Na+/H+ antiporter NhaC family protein; its protein translation is MKALSPLIVFLVLYLVTSIVAQDFYKVPIAVAFLVSSVYSLLTVKGTMNERINIFAKGAGNPTMVLMLAIFILAGAFAAAAKTMGAVDATVNLALNYLPEQAILPGIFLASCFISLSIGTSCGTIAALTPLAVGIAQQSGISVPLMVGLVVGGTYFGDNLSFISDTTIVATQTQGCNMKDKFHVNIRIVAPVALLMLVVYFFLGTSLNTSAEVGEVNFWLVLPYLAVVILAVCGINVLLTLTIGIILTGIIGISHGTYDLFGWFSAMNEGMMGMSELIIVTILAGGMLEIIRHNGGINLIIKALTRNINGTRGGEMSIAVLTCLVNICTANNTVAIITTGPIAKDVAKRFGIDPRKSASILDTASCFTQGMLPYGAQVLIAAGLSGLNPIIIIPHLFYPMLIGIALVLAILFRYPRKYS
- a CDS encoding DUF4377 domain-containing protein produces the protein MVLVLAFAGCTDDESTENEQYTVGTIEVAANSRSEGYSLDGLPVSYYQVRENKSGEWTLSQIDGFDSLYAENTAYELKVKILKNSNQTDIPSRIYVFLNIVGITSEQK
- a CDS encoding OmpH family outer membrane protein — translated: MKKFIICALCAICGFTTANAQAKFGHVNTQEIVQAMPEFTTARTDIEKLTQQYEADLKSMQDELQKKAEAFEKEEATLPENIKTRRNQELQDLYQRIQQTYQDNQQALAKAQQEKMQAITAKVLDAIKAVGQEGGYVYVMDMSAGIPYISTTLSSDVTAQVKAKLGLK
- the murI gene encoding glutamate racemase, which translates into the protein MKLSQAPGPIGVFDSGYGGLTILDGIRQLLPEYDYLYLGDNARAPYGPRSFDVVYEFTRQAVQRLFEMGCHLVILGCNTASAKALRTIQQVDLPKWDKDRRVLGVIRPTAEVIGSLTESRHVGVLATEGTIKSESYNLEIKKLYPDVQVSGVACPFWVPLVEYNEADSPGADYFVKKRIDQIMALDPQIDAIILGCTHYPLLMPKILKYLPAGVMVVPQGEYVAESLKSYLERHPEMERQCSKGGTAHYLTTENPDKFKEQAQIFLHEPVEVENITLG
- a CDS encoding patatin-like phospholipase family protein → MKKGLVLEGGAMRGLWTTGIIDVMMEHDIWPDGLIGVSAGAAFGCNYKSRQIGRAIRYNMRFAKDSRYSGIRSLLTTGDYFNAEFDYHIVPKQYEIYDDDAFNHNPMEFIVVCTDVETGEAVYQPLTEANYDTYEWIRASASMPLVSKVVSIQGRKLLDGGVADSIPLAYTESIGYDRNVVVLTQPLGYQKEHNRLMPLMRLALRRYPEMIKALDYRHIMYNKQLEYVAQAEREGRCLVIRPDAKIPIGHISHNPQQMQHVYQIGRAIGERYIERIKDFWG
- a CDS encoding OmpH family outer membrane protein, producing the protein MKKLIILFICAVCGLSTASAQKFALVDMDYIFKNIPAYERANEQLSQVSKKWQAEVDAIMTEAQTMYKNYQNEVVFLSKEQKQAKQDAIMEKEKSAADLKKKYFGPEGELFKKRTALMNPIQEEVYNAIKDVADLRGYQLVLDRASDTGIIFGSPKIDISDEVLRKLGYAN
- a CDS encoding FtsX-like permease family protein yields the protein MNFPFYIARRYIFSKKSTNAINIISGISVLGVAVATMAMVVTLSVFNGFSDLVASFFTAFDPQLKIVPVEGKTVAADDPKLIKIKTLDEVAVATECVEDQAMAVYHGRQAMIHVKGVEDNFDQLTHINSILYGDGTFELHAADLHYGVPGIQLADQLGMGISYSEPLQIYAPRREGQLDMSDPTDGFVQDELYSPGVVFEVMQAKYDRNYILTSIGFARRIFDQQGMISSLELRLKQGCDFEAVKENIKEIAGEKYQVMDRYEQQDDTFRIMKIEKLIAYIFLTFILMVACFNIIGSLSMLIIDKKDDVVTLRNLGATDRQITQVFLFEGRIISAIGAIIGILIGLLLCWIQQTFGIISLGSSEGAFVINAYPVSVHPLDIIIIFITVLAVGFLSVWYPVHYFSKRLLS
- a CDS encoding OmpH family outer membrane protein — protein: MKKILLVIFACIAMAAQAQDNAPALKFGYLSYDLALKSMKEYATVQMRMDSLRSAFNAEMQRVEDEFNRKYEDFLDGQKDFPRTILLKRQTELQEMLQKNVAFKQQSVQEMKDTEAQLMAPLRIHLNEAIATIAREQGLALVINTDANACPFIEPAMGVDVNELVVKKLNR